A stretch of DNA from Methylosinus sp. LW4:
GCGATCATGGTTTCCGCGACAGTGGCGTCCATGATCGCGCCGGCCTCCGCCGCGGACAGCGTCGTCGCGGCGGCGCCCTCCTTCTGGGACCCCGCCCGCAAGCTGGAAAAGCCCGACCTCTCGACGATCAAGCAGATCCGCTTTCTCACTGAGGATGATTTTCCGCCCTTCGATTTCGCTCTGCCGGACGGAACCATCGCCGGCTTCAACGTCGATCTGGCGCGCGCCATTTGCGAGGAGCTGGAGCTCTCCTGCACCATTCAGCGCCGGCGCTGGGACACGCTGGTCGCCGCTCTGGACGAGAACGCCGGCGACGCCGCCATCGCCTCTTTCGCCATCACGCCCGAGATGCGCAAGAAGGTGGATTTCACCCAGCCCTATTACACGACGCCGGGACGCTTCGTGGTGCGCAAGGATTCGGTGCTGCCCGGCGCGACGCCCGAGGCGCTCGCCGATCGCACGATAGCGGTCGCCGCCGACAGCGCGCACGAGGCCTATCTGCGGAAGTTCTTCCCCGCCTCCACGCTCGCGACCTATCCCAGCGCGCAGCAGGCGCGCACGGCGCTGAAGGAGGGCCGCGCCCATGCGATGTTCGGCGACGCCAT
This window harbors:
- a CDS encoding transporter substrate-binding domain-containing protein → MIAPASAADSVVAAAPSFWDPARKLEKPDLSTIKQIRFLTEDDFPPFDFALPDGTIAGFNVDLARAICEELELSCTIQRRRWDTLVAALDENAGDAAIASFAITPEMRKKVDFTQPYYTTPGRFVVRKDSVLPGATPEALADRTIAVAADSAHEAYLRKFFPASTLATYPSAQQARTALKEGRAHAMFGDAISLAFWLNGADAADCCMFKDGPYADPAFFGDGVGVAVRRNNVALRRALDYALARVAQKGVYAELYLKYFPVGPY